TTTTAGGTCAAAATTGCCCCTGTGTTTGGCGTTTTATCACCTGGAATGGTGGGGACATTTTTGTCTTTTCAGAACCCTAGGTTCTTAGATAGTGGAGTGTCCCTAttgatgatttaaaaaaaaaaaagggacacaCACTGATTTTATATCAAATCAAGCAATTTAACTTTAACACATGGAAGATATATGTAATCTTAACTTCATTCCCCCTAAATGACGGTATAAAAGACACATGTCATGCATTTATTAGTTTGCTCTAAACATTAAGTATTTACCCCCAAATGACACCATCCAACGTGTTTGAATTTTAAATATTGTTTCTCCTGTGATTAGCAATCTGTTATTTTATTGGGCATGCATTAACTGactctcaagaatttcttgattattaaaaaaaaaaaaaagtttttttttaatttttatttaagtAATAGCCACTGTTGGGTTTCCTGGAAAAGGTTATTTTCTTGGATAAAATCAAGCTTGCTTGCAAACATTGTTAGATGGCTCCTCATAATCCAAAAAATTAATAATGAATAATTGAAAAAAGAAACAGGTTAGTACCTTAAGTTTCCAGCTGTGATTTTCTATGAGGAACATGTCAATTTAACTTGTATGAAACACAAATTTTGTAGATTAACTTGACTTATATGACTTGGTGATTCTTTCTGTATCTATATGGACGTTTACTAAATAATATATTATTGAATTTGCAGGAAGTGTTTGAAAGCTTATCACCCTAAATGTGCGGGGAGAGATGACTCAGAGACAAGTGATAAACGTTTTATATGTGGTAAGCATCTTAATTTATCCTTCTTCAAGCTAATTTAGTATTTCATTATTTActctttcttcttttgttttgtttgacAGATTTTTCCTTTTGCTAGCCAAAGTTAAGCATGACAAAGCATACTTTATATTGAGTGAAAAAGTCAATTTAGTTTGGAATTCTGTTATATTGAGATTTTCAAGATAatcactggaaaaaaaaaactgtctTTGTCATTTCTCCATGTATACTAAAATGAAAAGGGATATGGATTGCTCTGCTTAAATAACTTGCTTAACAACCTCGCATACGCTGTTAAAGGGAGGACAATACGTTATGCGGTAGTCGAAGTCCCTTGATACTATTTGTCGAGTACACGGGAATTACAAATATTTAAAATCGTATCAACTTGCTAGTTATGCTCAGCTGCCTCACTTATGCACTAAAATGTTGCTTTTAAATATTATCATTATAAATCATCTTTTTTTTCCTTCATCCAAATTTATGAGCCACAGCAGCAGTTCAGGTATTGATTTCAACTGTCAAATATTTCCAAAGGTTGGCCTCATCAGTCCACCGGACTCATCTTCCTTTAATCTCCTTTTTATAATTAAAGTGATTTTGTTGTTGGTTTCAAGGTAAATATGACTAGAAAATTTGCATCGTGGAACCAATTCATGTGCTCTCCATATAGAGTTCTCTAATTTAGTTCAGTTACTCTTGAGCTTTGTTACTATCTGATGGTCCAGAGTAGCATCCAGCCAAACGATGTAGCGAAACAGAGAGGTAAGTAGATAGGTGCACAACTGAGGCTGGTCAGCTACTGATTGGTGATAACTAATTGTATGAGAGTAGTTCAAAATGGATTTGTATATGGCAAGTTAGGTTCTCTCTCAACTGGCTTTTTTATGTGGAACTTTTTTTATTAATTTCATTATCCAGCCCAATTTTATTCATAAATGTATGGCTCAATTTAGATAGTTAAGTTCGTTTTAGTACATGGCTGATGCTTGTACTTCTTAATCAGCAAAGACGAGTCTATTTGATAAGTTTTACATTTTAAAATCTTCCTAGATATTATGCAAATAGTGTATAACCTTGTTCAACCATACTCGTTTTGAGTGACTGAATTAGTTAAAATCAGTGAACATATTTAGGACCATGTGTTGACTATTTTACTACACTTGGTTAAAGTTTTCGATCAAAATTCTGAAAGATCAAGACGAGAGAACATAGATCGTGTTACGGTAAAGCCACCCATGACATTCGGCTCGCCCACAATGCATCCATGGTGGAAGTGGGAATAGCCAAAAGATTCTTTTGTTGCTTTTAGATGGTGTTCATTTTTAGTAAGTAATAATTGCATGACATTATGGTGTGACTCAATGGTCAATAAAATAGGTGAAAACCTTGGCGACCAATGATTAGACAAAAACGCTAGGTGATCTTTTTGGACCTGCCTAAGCCTTGCTGGACAGAGTTACGAAGGTATTTGTGCTGGTGGAAGGTAGCAGGTACCTGGTGAAATAGTCGAGGTGCGCGTGAACTGAACGGAACACCACCGTTATACAAAAGCTAATGATTTCATTCTTCACATGTGTTCTCAGTTTCTACGAGAATCTTTTGGTCAGGGAGGAGCAAGTGTTTCCATATAATGCAATGTGGATTCTGAATGTGTTGAGGAAGGTGTGTTTTTTCACTTGGTTAGCCGCAAGAGGGGCGATATTGACAGCAAAGAACTTGAGAAAGCGGAAGGTTGTATGTGTATTGGTGTTACATGTGCAAGGAAGTGGGCAAGGAAGTGGATCATCTTCTTCTACATTGCGGGTTGAAAATAAGATTATGGTGGGATATGTTTAGCTGGTTTGACACTCCAAGGGTGATGCCAAAAACGGTGAAAGAGCTAATGTCCAGTTCGAAGAGTACGAGGGAGAAGGCGAAGACGAAAGACATGGAATGTGGTACCACTTGCATTAATGTGGGTTGTCTGGAGAGAGGGGAATAAAAGGGCTTTTGAAGGAGTAGAGTCGAGTTTTCTCCCTTTAAGGAGTAGCCTTCGTTCCTTTATTTTCTTTTGGCGTACCCAGAAAGTCCCTTATTGTGTAGACGATTAAGTGGGGTTTGTAGAGAAtcatattgaaatgaaatacatTTACTTGATAAAAGAAACAAGTGGTATACAAGAGAATCTAACAATCGTATCGATTCTATACGAATCTATGTTAATTAAACCTTCGTGGGTGTaccaaattttttaaaaacaaagGAGTTCTTTTGATTTATAGAGAGTTTTTTCATTctctccttatatatatatatttttttttgatgacatgggaacccgcagccgctacccttcaggtgcgcacaaggtaaacccagctcctgtgcaatagctcgcaaaccacacaggagaggtaacccgcactaggcaagccccgtgcgacaaGCTCGACCCAGAAGGAAAATCCCCTGCTATCGTAGGcaaggggtttcgaacctgagacctccattatgaaagccccatgcttaaccaactgagccacccttgcgggtttcTCTCCTTCTATATTGTCAACATTAGTgctaagaatatccatcccatGCTTTGGTCATCATCTTTTCCCTCCCGAAGGCCTAACTAAGGAGCGTGTTTTTAACCATGGCACGCATGATCCATTGTATTACGGGGAAATTCAAAGAGATTCCCTCATAATTGGTGCATGACCTATTAAAGAAAAATAAGATGGTCCAGATCTTCCCCATAGCACCAATATATGTTACTTTCCTGCTTCTAAGGTTTTTGAGAGTTAGAATGATTTAATCAAGAAGAGTCCAACTTTCCCATCCTAATTTGATATGTCACTTATTACATTGCGGAGAAGAAAGTATTGAGAGCATGGGTATATATAGTAAACTCTTAATTGGTTTAGTTAATAAACTCTAGCAAATCCCCAAAAGATGACCGCCCGGTGAGCGCAAAACACACTATAAAATAAGCTCATGCTGCGTCAAAGATAATATAGAAAAGTATTGTATCCATAGGGATTGGTTCAAACAggctatgttactcggactcttcaaaaatgtcaacgGGTGCGTGTCGGGTTCTCCAataagtagtgtatttttggagaatccgacacgggtgcggcatcgAATGTGAAGAGTCCCCGCAACTTAGCAAACAGTGTCCAAATGATACTTGGCTTTATATTATTGAGGCAAATAAATTCTTTAGATTGAGGTGGTTATAAACCACTAGTAACCAATTAAAATTGTAAACTAGTGAACTTGTTCACGGAGAAGCTGAGAGCTGAGTGACAATAATTAATTATCAAGAGGAGAAGCAAGGGCTGACGACAAGATAGGTGCAAGAGAAGTTATTGGGATCCAGCTATGTTcaaagttcatatctaaagtgtcgttaattctcttgaattcaaCAACTGATTAGGATTTTCTTGACTTTAAGAATCTCCTTTCGAATGAACTTAATATCTTTCAGAATAAACTAATGAAAAGCACGAAGAACATTTGCACGATAAAACGCTAATGGATTTAGTTTCAACAAAAACGTCTCGCGAGTATTTCCAATCTTAATTCAAAGAACAATTTAAGAAGTTCTTCGATTACTTAAGAGAATCGTTACAAACCATATTATGATGCATACATATTCAATGAAATATTTCTCTttcaattaaaataaaataatgaataACCTTGCAACTCGTTTCAAAACTCCATTAACATATTTGAGCAATCAAACAAAGTCGAAACCATAATTAAATCTCAAAACACCATATCTGTGAAAACCCTAATGGAAAACTACTCCATAATCGAATAAAAACACATCATCAAGAAGGAATGAAAACTAGAAAGCATTACAGCCAACTATCGATCCAAACTCGCGTATTGAATCAATTCTTGATGACAGAGAGTAATGATTCCGTGAGTCTTCAAGCCTTCGCCGCTCTCTCAATCTTCCGAGCGTCAAAAGTCCTTTCAATCCTGCTTTGATTACACTTTTTTTGAGCTGAGGTTCTATTGGagacaacctctctaccccacaaaggtagggtcAGGTTTGTGTACAttgaccccacttgtgggattagactgagtatgttgttgttgttataccaTAAACTGAGGGCCTCAGACCAAAATACCCTTAATTGGACGAAGTAGAAAAAAGTCAAGCCGGATTAGGCCCGGCGCGTCGCGCTGGGCAAAAGTTCAAAGGATCAGTTTTCGCCAATTCCACCAACAGTGGTGCCACCTCGTGCCATGCTTCGCCAGGCGCATCGGGGAAATTTCAGCACTTGcccattttttcttcatttttcatatgCATACCCAGTCCTAGAACCCCGAACTCCATCCCGGTTGAATTTCTACTCAGACTTCGAAGTTCCAAAGTATCTGTTTTAGCTTCAAAAATGTTTCTTAGCTCTAAATCAAGTCCATAAAATAAAATATACGTAATAAGTATAGAATACTCACAGTATATCTCAAACACGATTCAAGTGTAGCAAATAAAAGGCGAAATGTAGCCGAAAGCCCGTGTTTCTAGCCTATCATCACCACCTCGCAGCTAGGAGCCGGAATAACAACCTTGGGAACCAAGGTTTAAATTCAAGAGGTGAGTAGAGTTATCCTGGTGCGAAGTAGTAGGTATTATGTCAATCAGCCGAAGGGCATGCAAGTTGGTGTAGTTACCACCATTGTATATATttcagaaaaaggaaaaaaatgccTTGACGACTAATAAATTTTTAGAAGCAATTTCATTCTAACTGCCAAAGTTTATATTTCTAATAATTAGTATTAAATTTTTTGAAGAAAATCTTTGAATTTTTGAAGAAAATCTTTGAGTATAAGTGTTATAAATTAAGGTGATtgatgtttcaaaaaaaaaaaaaaaaagaatgaagaaaaatgtttaaaaaaaattaaggtgattGATTTGCAGTACATAGTATAGTGCTGTAATGAACTTAAGTCATTCAAGATCTCTTGATCTCCCTCCGCAACTCATGTTTCTTTACATAGATGAAGAATTATAGAAATAGAAAATTTAATAGACATTTTATTATGGTTCTCTATTTTTTTTGGTCTACTTCTTGTACGGGAGCTCTTTCCCTTTGTTAATGTAAATATTTCTTACTTGATAAAAGAAAAATGGACATTTTGCTATTAGCTTATGATAGCTCTTATTGACTTTGCATATTGCTAGCCCTATTTTTTGAAGAGCAAGTATAATCAGTATTGATTTAATCCCTGAAATTTAAACTACTTAAGGAATGGTATTTTCATGGTGTGTAAATAACTTATGATAAGAAAATCGTTAAGCTCAAGAACAGACTTATTCTTTAACAAATATAGCCTAACATGTAGGTTCAAGTTCGAATTTCATCACCTAACCGCAGCCTTAATTCTCTAGGGATAGGTTTCTTTATCATGCGTGTGTATGCTTAATAAACCTTGATAAGAATATGATAATATATATAAGCCAAGagaatatacaacaacaacaacaacaacaacaacccagtgaaatcccacaacgtggggtctgggaagggtagagtgtacgcagaccttactcctaccaaggtaggacggctgtttccgaaagaccctcggctcaataaaaaacataaaaagagtgtcagataaggctaagagattcaaagcgatatggaaatgaagtaacgcaagcgacacagataacatagaataatcaaagcacaggaaataacagataatagcataaatcagagcacaagaaattatactaagATAGTAATATACTAAGAAATGATTATTGTACTCACATTTTTCTTAAGTGTTAGAGTTTGATTTAGAAACAAATTTCGCCTCTCAATTGCAAAACAATATTAGAATAAATTTAATTGCTTAATTTGACTCCAAATTGCTACTGCGCCACTTTTTGAAATGACGAACCACAATGTTAGAGGATTAGTAGTCTGTGGTATCTGTTGCTGATATAGATAAGTATATCTCTCACCCAAAAGACATTAGATTAAAAGGGTAGCCTGGTGCACAAAGCTTCCCACGTTAACACAGGCTCCAGGGAAGGCCATGTAGATTGCATTCAAATATTTTTAGTTTGAGTACTTATATATTGTTGGTTTATTTTGTCTTGTTAGTTTCACTGGTCATGTGTTGCTTTTTTCATTTCATAGAATAAAAATAGTTTTGTGACAAGTAACATCCATTTTACCGTGCTCCAGGATGGCATACCTGCTTAGTTTGCAACAAAACTTCAAACTATCACTGTTATTGTTGTGTTAATGCTGTATGCTCTCGCTGCATTGGTCGTTCCCTTTTTGTCCTTGTTAAAGGGAAGTTTGGATTCTGCAATCACTGCCTAAAGCTCGCATTGCTCGTGGAAGAAGACAGGGATATTGATTCTGAAGGGGTATGCATGATTATTATTGTTACTTTGAAACTGTATTGTTCGGTtcagtactaattaattacttaCTTTACTATTTTGGAAATGTTTATTTTCACATCCGAAGAGAACTTGTCATGGAAACTATTAACTGAACTAGCCCAGGAAAACAGCTTGAACGTTAATAGCATGACATGTTACAGCATTGAGATATACTTATGTTTTATATTCATGATAGAAGGAGATCATTGAAGCCAAGTCGTTAAAGCATTTTGAGATGCAACAAGCTTGACAACAGAAAAGTATGAGATGCTCTACCCATCTCTCTATAAAACACTATATTCATTTGTGATCAGAAAAAGTAAAGATTATATCCGAAAAAGGACTAAGGTATCCTGTTCAATTTACAAGGTAAACTGTATCTTATGGAAGTTTAAAAAGTTAACTTTCTCTTAGGGAGTGGCTTCACACGGGTTTAACATGAGAGAAGCTCTGTAGACTATATTAATCATATTTAATGGGTGTGGGTTGGATCATCATTTTGTTGTTTCCTGAATTTATTCTTCCTCTAGGCTTCCGAAGATTGAATTGAATTTACCACAATTGATCTTCTTGTGTCAGAAACTCTATTTAACAGCTTGCTTTCCTCTGTTTGAGCATGTAAGATTACATCTTGCGGGTTTATCACTATTATCTTTTTGGCAATATTCAGTTAGAGGAGTCTTTTCTTTTgcttatttgttttatttttcctCTAGTTGGTGAGTAATCTGTTCCATTtctcatatgatatgattttTGCTTTCCAGGAAAGCGTAGACCTCAAGAACCGGGAAACATATGAGGGCCTTTACAGGGAGTATTACGAGATAGTAAAGGAAAAAGAAGGATTTGACAAAAATAGTCTTCTTGCGGCTAATGTTCGACTAGAAAAGGAGAAGAAGGGTCAAATTAGTTCTGATTCAGATAAATATAGTGAAGAAGGTAATGAATGCAGTGAAGAAGAGGATGAGCAGCTATCTTCGGACAATGGGGATTTCAGTGATGGAGAACCTAAGAAGAAAAGACTTAAAAAGAAAAGATGTACACAGCAAAAAACAAAGATGCAAAGAAGAGTCAAGTCAAAGAGAAAAGAATTTGTTGGATGGGGATCAAAAGCTCTAATTGACTTTCTTCAGTCTATTGGTCAAGATACCAGAGAAAAATTATCCCAATATGATGTGACCTCGATAATAACTAAATATGTAAAAGAACATAAGCTTATCCATCCAGCTAAAAAGAAAAAGATCCTTTGTGATGTTCGGTTACAAGCTGTTTTTGGGAAGAAACAGATAAACAGGCACAGATTATTTAGCCTTCTTGAAAGCCATTTTGTTGAAAATGAGGAGCGATTACAAAAGAATGAGCTTGATGATGATTCTGAAGACGGTGATACAGAAATGTTGGTGGCTCCTAAAACGGAGAAAATGGCTGAACAAAAAAAGATATCTTCATTTAATTATTATTCAACTGCAACTCAAAGTCAATTTGCAGCCTTGATTCCTGAAAATATCAAACTCGTTTACCTGAAGAGGAGCTTGGTGCAGGATATGATCAAGCAGCCTGAGTCAATTGataccaagattataggaagttTCGTTCGGGTGAAGTTAGATCGGTGTGATTATGAGCAGCGTAACTCTCATCAGCTTATGCAAATTACAGGTTGTCTTAACAAATGACTTCATAATCTGATTTATCTTTGAATAATTG
The sequence above is a segment of the Lycium barbarum isolate Lr01 chromosome 6, ASM1917538v2, whole genome shotgun sequence genome. Coding sequences within it:
- the LOC132598620 gene encoding uncharacterized protein At5g08430-like, whose protein sequence is MGKRKGKEIVNKEELAEDWCFECKDGGELMICDYKKCLKAYHPKCAGRDDSETSDKRFICGWHTCLVCNKTSNYHCYCCVNAVCSRCIGRSLFVLVKGKFGFCNHCLKLALLVEEDRDIDSEGESVDLKNRETYEGLYREYYEIVKEKEGFDKNSLLAANVRLEKEKKGQISSDSDKYSEEGNECSEEEDEQLSSDNGDFSDGEPKKKRLKKKRCTQQKTKMQRRVKSKRKEFVGWGSKALIDFLQSIGQDTREKLSQYDVTSIITKYVKEHKLIHPAKKKKILCDVRLQAVFGKKQINRHRLFSLLESHFVENEERLQKNELDDDSEDGDTEMLVAPKTEKMAEQKKISSFNYYSTATQSQFAALIPENIKLVYLKRSLVQDMIKQPESIDTKIIGSFVRVKLDRCDYEQRNSHQLMQITGIKPGSSDKCNSESLIQVSNMARDVCFAMLSDDEFSKEECDDLREKVKAGLLKKLTIVELEQKAKILHEDITKHRIARELELTQTKIDRANEKGWRQEVFQLLEKKKLLRQPMYLSFMLQNIPGVVPEEVELEPLAKDGMNVNQMQQCSDETTCAKQNIPGVIPKTVKLGPLAKDERDGNKMHQCANETTPTGVVKCEPED